The Microbacter sp. GSS18 genome has a segment encoding these proteins:
- a CDS encoding glycosyltransferase family 2 protein encodes MTSAERAAVVAADLSPDGPDGGDRPLLSVVVPTHNVAPWLDETLFSILRQDVERMEIIVVDDHSDDGTVDIVAAAAAADDRIRLIRATARGGGSARNLGIEHARGRYLVFSDGDDLVPDGAYRAMVDSLEASGSDIAIGDYWKFSSARAWHPTASMAGFSRHGSRLRVLDEPTLLMSRPCWNKTFRREFWDREGITFPDAPRSNDIVPMVRSYLRAPAVDVIPDVVYLYRERPGGSSMTSRAGSSTSILSYLTQELECARMVDEADDHALRRVYAALIYDRDGFAALSKYLAARDRSEPADSEVLGVLGELTGLTGAMPPIESLKRITFLLIARGDVRGARGAALLAIEAAGSAREAAVLWTDVIDGVLDASAAHELDDRTLRDGIRHVLASRDPGDPEWFDAWDALRESALRLDPQLVAASVPELMRHPLATPDAVESGRDDDAARITQMRGGRVLHVRGSSAEPSPETAPVLLVADRHGRPRLVRPRRLRWNADGAAWRWEATFAARSVPLYGHAHVAMRHTDGSTIALDSDAPVADQEGYDSVLVDRWGATSWATRRRHWLLRGARIVIEPRARRLLGRLRAQFRKKR; translated from the coding sequence TTGACAAGCGCTGAGCGCGCCGCCGTCGTCGCCGCGGACCTGTCGCCGGACGGGCCCGACGGCGGCGATCGCCCGCTGCTCTCCGTCGTCGTTCCGACGCACAACGTCGCGCCATGGCTCGATGAGACGCTCTTCTCGATCCTGCGGCAGGATGTCGAGCGGATGGAGATCATCGTCGTCGACGACCACTCCGACGACGGCACGGTCGACATCGTCGCGGCGGCGGCCGCGGCCGACGATCGCATCCGGCTCATCCGCGCGACTGCGCGCGGGGGAGGCAGCGCGCGCAACCTCGGAATCGAGCACGCGCGCGGACGCTATCTGGTCTTCAGCGACGGCGACGACCTGGTGCCCGACGGCGCGTACCGGGCGATGGTCGACAGCCTCGAGGCCAGCGGATCGGACATCGCGATCGGGGACTACTGGAAGTTCTCGTCCGCGCGGGCATGGCATCCGACGGCGAGCATGGCCGGGTTCTCGCGGCACGGCAGCCGCCTGCGCGTCCTCGACGAGCCCACGCTCCTGATGAGCCGGCCGTGCTGGAACAAGACCTTCCGGCGCGAGTTCTGGGACCGCGAGGGGATCACGTTCCCCGATGCGCCCCGCTCCAACGACATCGTGCCGATGGTGCGCTCCTACCTTCGCGCTCCGGCCGTCGACGTCATCCCGGATGTGGTCTACCTCTACCGCGAGCGTCCGGGCGGATCGTCGATGACGTCGCGCGCAGGATCGAGCACGTCGATCCTGAGCTACCTGACGCAGGAGCTCGAGTGCGCGCGCATGGTCGACGAAGCGGACGATCACGCCCTGCGTCGCGTGTACGCCGCACTCATCTACGACCGTGACGGATTCGCCGCGCTGTCGAAGTACCTCGCCGCCCGAGACCGCAGCGAGCCGGCGGACTCCGAGGTGCTCGGCGTGCTGGGCGAGCTCACCGGCCTGACCGGCGCGATGCCCCCGATCGAGTCCCTCAAGCGCATCACCTTCCTGCTGATCGCCCGCGGCGATGTCCGTGGTGCCCGCGGGGCGGCACTGCTCGCGATCGAGGCCGCCGGCTCCGCTCGTGAGGCGGCGGTGCTGTGGACCGACGTGATCGACGGGGTCCTCGACGCCTCGGCGGCGCATGAGCTGGACGACCGGACGCTTCGCGACGGCATCCGCCACGTGCTCGCGAGCCGGGATCCCGGAGACCCCGAGTGGTTCGACGCGTGGGACGCGCTGCGCGAATCGGCGCTGCGCCTGGATCCCCAGCTCGTCGCCGCGAGCGTGCCGGAGCTGATGAGGCACCCGCTCGCGACGCCGGACGCCGTCGAGTCCGGTCGCGACGACGACGCGGCCCGCATCACGCAGATGCGCGGCGGCCGCGTGCTGCACGTGCGGGGATCTTCGGCCGAGCCGTCCCCGGAGACGGCGCCCGTTCTGCTCGTCGCCGATCGTCACGGTCGTCCGCGCCTCGTGCGGCCCCGACGGCTGCGGTGGAACGCCGACGGCGCGGCGTGGCGATGGGAGGCGACGTTCGCCGCCCGGTCGGTGCCGCTGTACGGCCACGCCCATGTCGCCATGCGCCATACCGACGGGTCGACGATCGCGCTCGACTCCGATGCGCCCGTCGCCGATCAAGAGGGATACGACTCGGTCCTGGTGGATCGCTGGGGGGCGACGAGCTGGGCGACGCGTCGCCGGCACTGGCTGCTGCGCGGCGCCCGCATCGTGATCGAGCCCCGCGCCCGCCGCCTACTGGGTCGCCTGCGCGCTCAGTTCCGCAAGAAGCGCTGA
- a CDS encoding ABC transporter ATP-binding protein, whose translation MSQALTETAAKPCIVIDHVSKRFLRRNTHSFKEAFVGWIKGKKVRADVFNALDDVSFQVGEGESVAVLGLNGSGKSTTLKLIAGVMRPDSGQVLTRGRVAGLIEVGAGFHPDLSGRENVYLNAAILGMGKKQIDERFDDIVAFSEIGDFIDQEVKHYSSGMFMRLAFAVAIHVDLDILLVDEVLSVGDAPFRAKCNAKIKELTAQGKTMLVVSHNAGTVRELCSRGIVISKGKKVFDGDIETAVGYLDKR comes from the coding sequence ATGTCCCAGGCACTCACCGAAACGGCCGCCAAGCCGTGCATCGTCATCGACCACGTGTCCAAGCGCTTCCTGCGCCGGAACACGCATTCGTTCAAAGAGGCCTTCGTCGGCTGGATCAAGGGCAAGAAGGTCCGCGCCGACGTCTTCAACGCCCTCGACGACGTGTCGTTCCAGGTCGGTGAGGGCGAGTCCGTCGCCGTCCTCGGCCTCAACGGCTCGGGCAAGTCGACCACGCTCAAGCTCATCGCCGGTGTGATGCGGCCCGACAGCGGGCAGGTCCTCACGCGTGGACGCGTCGCCGGTCTCATCGAGGTCGGGGCCGGATTCCACCCCGATCTGTCGGGGCGCGAGAACGTCTACCTCAACGCCGCGATCCTGGGGATGGGCAAGAAGCAGATCGACGAGCGCTTCGACGACATCGTCGCCTTCTCCGAGATCGGCGACTTCATCGACCAGGAGGTCAAGCACTACTCCTCGGGCATGTTCATGCGGCTCGCCTTCGCCGTGGCGATCCACGTCGACCTGGACATCCTGCTGGTGGACGAGGTGCTGTCGGTCGGTGACGCGCCCTTCCGTGCGAAGTGCAACGCGAAGATCAAGGAGCTCACCGCGCAGGGCAAGACCATGCTCGTCGTCAGCCACAACGCGGGCACTGTGCGTGAGCTGTGCTCCCGGGGGATCGTGATCAGCAAGGGCAAGAAGGTCTTCGACGGCGACATCGAGACGGCGGTCGGATACCTTGACAAGCGCTGA
- a CDS encoding glycosyltransferase family 2 protein, translating into MPNAVDTPRSTVLSEAGSSSVVRKNEWRDVFDGTVPEGWEPTMSVSVIIAAYNSKTLPLTLASLAAQDYPEDLLEVIVVDDGTEPPVELGEHCHPNTTLIRVDPETGWGRSNATAIGIEASTGDIIYWVDSDMVLFRDNVREHAKWAHFIPEAATIGQKGFVESWDFTPESVVEQVRDGSVADLWDPAALHEHWSEAIFRDTDDLNTSAGRNYSTHMGACASVTRSVYEQTNGQDRRLRLGEDTEIAYQLWQAGAVFIPARSARSWHLGRGTVQDHAEKVARVNNVHFAQRMPIPRYRRTSQNRTWEVPLVRAVVEFDMDTVDYVRPCVDRILNSTETDVQVDLVGPWHLLTADRRRVLADPASELYLVREWFRTEARVRFCDAVPETVFPSPYRLDVPVTVGMTSDSVREMYRYADQRRLGMVRFMAPGHAPEEAVTIWDNAAVHRARPYVGEGDSIEDVIDRVWGLEWAPESVSRIEDLRTADLNAPVRRMDARIAELTGKLDRAEWMLEKERRENPTIRRGMRRVFYGVARRTVPTLRAVKHRVSPSTSAARPTDQQNG; encoded by the coding sequence GTGCCGAACGCTGTTGACACTCCCCGGTCCACCGTCCTGTCCGAAGCCGGATCCTCTTCGGTCGTCCGCAAGAACGAATGGAGGGACGTCTTCGACGGCACCGTTCCCGAGGGCTGGGAGCCGACGATGTCGGTGTCGGTCATCATCGCCGCCTACAACAGCAAGACGCTCCCGCTCACGCTGGCGTCGCTCGCCGCTCAGGACTATCCCGAAGACCTGCTCGAAGTCATCGTCGTCGACGACGGCACCGAGCCTCCCGTCGAGCTGGGGGAGCACTGCCACCCCAACACCACGCTCATCCGCGTCGACCCCGAGACCGGGTGGGGGCGCTCGAACGCGACGGCGATCGGCATCGAGGCGTCCACGGGCGACATCATCTACTGGGTCGACTCCGACATGGTGCTCTTCCGCGACAACGTCCGCGAGCACGCGAAGTGGGCGCACTTCATCCCCGAGGCCGCGACGATCGGGCAGAAGGGCTTCGTCGAGTCGTGGGACTTCACCCCGGAATCGGTGGTCGAGCAGGTCCGGGACGGATCCGTCGCAGATCTGTGGGACCCGGCGGCGCTGCACGAGCATTGGTCCGAGGCGATCTTCCGCGACACCGATGACCTCAACACCTCGGCCGGCCGCAACTACTCGACCCACATGGGTGCCTGCGCGTCGGTGACGCGCTCGGTGTACGAGCAGACGAACGGGCAGGACCGGCGTCTGCGCCTCGGCGAGGACACCGAGATCGCCTATCAGCTCTGGCAGGCGGGCGCCGTGTTCATCCCGGCGCGGTCCGCGCGCTCGTGGCACCTCGGCCGGGGCACGGTCCAGGACCACGCCGAGAAGGTCGCCCGCGTCAACAACGTCCACTTCGCGCAGCGGATGCCGATCCCGCGGTACCGGCGCACGAGTCAGAACCGCACGTGGGAGGTTCCCCTCGTGCGCGCCGTCGTCGAGTTCGACATGGACACGGTCGACTACGTGCGCCCGTGCGTCGACCGCATCCTCAATTCGACCGAGACCGACGTCCAGGTGGATCTGGTGGGCCCGTGGCACCTGCTGACCGCGGACCGTCGCAGGGTCCTGGCGGACCCTGCCAGTGAGCTCTACCTCGTGCGCGAGTGGTTCCGCACCGAGGCCCGCGTGCGATTCTGCGACGCCGTCCCCGAGACCGTCTTCCCGAGCCCGTACCGGCTGGATGTGCCGGTGACGGTCGGCATGACCTCCGACAGCGTGCGCGAGATGTACCGCTACGCGGACCAGCGGCGGCTGGGCATGGTGCGGTTCATGGCCCCGGGCCACGCGCCCGAGGAGGCCGTCACGATCTGGGACAACGCGGCTGTGCACCGCGCACGCCCGTACGTCGGCGAGGGCGACAGCATCGAGGACGTCATCGACCGCGTGTGGGGGCTGGAATGGGCGCCCGAGTCGGTGTCGCGCATCGAGGACCTGCGCACCGCCGACCTGAACGCACCGGTCAGGCGGATGGATGCTCGCATCGCTGAGCTGACCGGCAAGCTCGACCGGGCGGAATGGATGCTGGAGAAGGAGCGGCGTGAGAACCCGACGATCCGGCGCGGGATGCGACGCGTCTTCTATGGCGTGGCTCGTCGGACGGTGCCGACGCTGCGCGCGGTCAAGCACCGAGTGAGTCCGTCGACGAGCGCTGCGCGTCCCACCGACCAGCAGAACGGTTGA
- the rfbA gene encoding glucose-1-phosphate thymidylyltransferase RfbA, translated as MKGIVLAGGSGSRLHPITLGVSKQLVPVYDKPMVYYPLSTLMLAGIRDILVITTPHDAPAFERLLGDGSQFGIRLTFAQQPSPDGLAQAFTIGADFIGGDSVALVLGDNLLYGPGLGSRLNRFSDLTGGAIFAYWVGDPSAYGVVEFDAEGRVVSLEEKPRHPKSNYAVPGLYFYDNDVVEIARGLEPSARGEYEITDVNRAYLERGALRVDVLPRGTAWLDTGTFDQMTDAADYVRTMERRTGMKIGAPEEVAWRMGFLSDDDLRRRAEGLRKSGYGGYLLELLERGK; from the coding sequence ATGAAGGGCATCGTTCTGGCGGGCGGATCCGGAAGCCGGCTGCACCCCATCACGCTCGGCGTGTCCAAGCAGCTCGTCCCGGTCTACGACAAGCCCATGGTGTACTACCCGCTGTCGACGCTGATGCTCGCCGGCATCCGCGACATCCTGGTGATCACGACTCCGCACGACGCCCCCGCGTTCGAGCGGCTCCTCGGCGACGGCTCTCAGTTCGGCATCCGCCTCACCTTCGCCCAGCAGCCGTCGCCCGACGGTCTGGCACAGGCGTTCACGATCGGCGCCGACTTCATCGGCGGGGACTCCGTCGCCCTCGTGCTCGGTGACAACCTGCTGTACGGACCGGGGCTCGGCAGCCGGCTCAACCGCTTCTCGGACCTCACCGGCGGCGCCATCTTCGCCTACTGGGTCGGCGACCCGTCGGCCTACGGCGTCGTGGAGTTCGACGCCGAGGGCCGCGTGGTGTCGCTCGAGGAGAAGCCGCGTCATCCCAAATCGAACTACGCGGTCCCCGGGCTGTACTTCTACGACAACGACGTCGTGGAGATCGCCCGCGGGCTCGAGCCGTCCGCGCGCGGAGAGTACGAGATCACGGACGTCAACCGGGCCTACCTCGAGCGCGGAGCGCTGCGTGTCGACGTGCTCCCCCGCGGCACGGCGTGGCTCGACACCGGGACGTTCGACCAGATGACGGATGCTGCGGACTACGTGCGCACGATGGAGCGCCGGACCGGCATGAAGATCGGCGCGCCCGAGGAGGTCGCGTGGCGCATGGGCTTCCTGAGCGACGACGATCTGCGTCGGCGCGCCGAGGGTCTGCGCAAGTCCGGCTACGGCGGGTACCTCCTCGAGCTGCTCGAGCGGGGGAAGTGA
- the rfbB gene encoding dTDP-glucose 4,6-dehydratase: protein MRLLVTGGAGFIGSNFVHHVLDATDHHVTVLDKLTYAGNLASLQGLPESRFRFVRGDIADAALVDGLFAEADAVVHYAAESHNDNSLDEPRPFLDTNIVGTYTLLEAARRHGTRFHHISTDEVYGDLALDDPARFTETTPYNPSSPYSSTKASSDLLVRAWVRSFGVRATISNCSNNYGPYQHVEKFIPRQITNLIRGIRPRLYGTGENVRDWIHADDHSTAVLTILDRGEIGETYLIGADGEKSNRDVVELILELMGHPRDAYDHVADRAGHDLRYAIDSAKLRTELGWRPQYADFTAGLQATIDWYRENEAWWAPSKDATEARYATKGQ, encoded by the coding sequence ATGCGGCTGCTGGTCACCGGGGGCGCCGGATTCATCGGCTCCAACTTCGTCCATCACGTCTTGGACGCCACGGATCACCACGTCACGGTGCTCGACAAGCTCACATACGCCGGCAACCTGGCTTCGCTGCAGGGCCTGCCCGAGAGCCGATTCCGCTTCGTCCGGGGCGACATCGCCGACGCGGCTCTCGTGGACGGCCTCTTCGCCGAGGCCGACGCCGTGGTGCACTACGCGGCGGAGTCCCACAACGACAACTCGCTGGACGAGCCGCGGCCCTTCCTCGACACCAACATCGTCGGCACGTACACGCTGCTGGAGGCCGCCCGGCGGCACGGCACGCGATTCCATCACATCTCCACCGACGAGGTGTACGGGGATCTGGCACTGGACGATCCCGCCCGCTTCACCGAGACGACGCCTTACAACCCCTCCAGCCCGTACTCGTCCACCAAGGCCTCGTCGGATCTGCTGGTGCGCGCATGGGTCCGATCGTTCGGCGTGCGCGCGACCATCTCGAACTGCTCCAACAACTACGGCCCGTACCAGCACGTCGAGAAGTTCATCCCTCGCCAGATCACGAACCTCATCCGCGGCATCCGGCCCCGGCTCTACGGCACCGGCGAGAACGTCCGCGACTGGATCCACGCCGACGATCACTCCACAGCGGTGCTGACCATCCTCGACCGGGGCGAGATCGGCGAGACGTACCTCATCGGAGCAGACGGCGAGAAGAGCAACAGGGACGTCGTCGAACTCATCCTCGAACTCATGGGACACCCCCGCGACGCCTACGACCACGTCGCAGACCGGGCCGGGCACGATCTGCGGTACGCGATCGACTCCGCCAAGCTGCGCACCGAACTGGGGTGGAGGCCGCAGTACGCCGACTTCACCGCGGGCCTG
- a CDS encoding ABC transporter permease, with the protein MIDTSAFDVPGRGRGILDVARWTYLLRLLVRKGTATRYRNSVLGWVWSYVKPGAQFLIYYFVMGIVLQFHRDVPNFAIYLFSGIVMVNLFNEAFGNATSSIVGNKALVKKIYLPRELFPIAAIIVAMIHFLPQLAILLVVCLLVGWTPSLLALLGALAGILLVVTFALGLGLFFAGLNVRFRDAQNFVDLIKMFSTWTSPVLYTWALIDAALQNHQWLFFLYMSNPITVAVELAHAGFWAGTTGEPYVFADIFPMAAAVAVAVALVMLVIGQITFSRFERTFAQDL; encoded by the coding sequence ATGATCGACACGTCTGCATTCGACGTCCCCGGCCGCGGGCGCGGCATCCTCGACGTCGCGCGGTGGACGTATCTCCTGCGCCTGCTGGTGCGCAAGGGAACGGCCACGCGCTACCGCAACTCCGTCCTCGGGTGGGTGTGGTCCTACGTCAAGCCCGGCGCCCAGTTCCTCATCTACTACTTCGTGATGGGCATCGTCCTGCAGTTCCACCGGGACGTGCCGAACTTCGCGATCTACCTGTTCTCGGGCATCGTCATGGTGAATCTCTTCAACGAGGCGTTCGGGAACGCGACCAGCTCGATCGTCGGCAACAAGGCGCTCGTGAAGAAGATCTACCTCCCGCGGGAGCTCTTCCCGATCGCCGCGATCATCGTGGCGATGATCCACTTCCTGCCGCAGCTCGCGATCCTCCTCGTCGTGTGCCTCCTCGTGGGGTGGACGCCATCGCTGCTGGCGCTGCTGGGCGCTCTGGCGGGGATCCTCCTCGTCGTCACGTTCGCGCTCGGGCTCGGGCTGTTCTTCGCCGGTCTCAACGTGCGGTTCCGCGACGCGCAGAACTTCGTCGACCTCATCAAGATGTTCTCCACCTGGACCTCGCCCGTCCTGTACACGTGGGCGCTGATCGACGCCGCCCTGCAGAACCACCAGTGGCTGTTCTTCCTCTACATGAGCAACCCGATCACGGTCGCCGTCGAGCTGGCGCACGCCGGATTCTGGGCGGGCACAACCGGCGAGCCCTACGTCTTCGCCGACATCTTCCCGATGGCGGCCGCGGTCGCGGTGGCCGTCGCCCTGGTGATGCTGGTCATCGGCCAGATCACCTTCAGCCGATTCGAACGAACGTTTGCGCAGGATCTCTGA
- a CDS encoding glycosyltransferase, which produces MLLGLFSIRLTVDDVADARSALTARGVRGRPLEITVADPSLLRALTINRRPPRRTRDLTLVVHEWLPPVTGWRGQARLADADSFEIRYDRPGRTATARIRFDKEFEVADIVRRLIGAFTPTTRLMGAGFPRIAFDEEIGDDAVRLLGRHAAEHSAAPPRVLAGVGLASADVVVADGHRETDPDEMLSVIGVARALTPSHERARSVARDEIPLVDLSVHNPIGRIQQYEPETKSASLQSDGGELVLRVTDEPAEREVRMAVGAPVPRAVVRELTDVEAISLEDLVIDQAVAAHIDARLAEVAATGTILHDLPEVAAAELTQLHPRLVELMRLPYARAVGLAREQRSVAQRRVAMRSHAGYLHLAEQVAAGTAGRSLPRVSVVLSTVRPHRVSDVLALLLAQTYPDFEIVLALHGCDPEVARDFDRFVDTGLVRVLERPASQPFGSVLADAVRASSGDLVMKVDDDDWYSPNVLWDLVLAYLYSGADLVGKTTEYLYFERIHQTVHRTFATERYHRQLAGGAMMLPRAVLDSMGGWRPTRHSTDRSVLLDAFRSGGIGYRTHGLGYLYIRHDDGHTWVRSESLLLENSFEQWRGLVRPEVLGAETGHRP; this is translated from the coding sequence GTGCTATTGGGTCTTTTCAGCATTCGACTCACCGTCGACGATGTCGCCGACGCGCGGAGCGCGCTCACCGCGCGAGGCGTCCGCGGACGCCCGCTCGAGATCACGGTCGCGGATCCTTCGCTGTTGCGCGCCCTGACGATCAACCGGCGCCCGCCGCGGCGCACCAGGGACCTGACGCTGGTGGTGCACGAGTGGCTGCCGCCAGTGACCGGATGGCGCGGCCAGGCCCGGCTCGCCGACGCGGATTCCTTCGAGATACGCTATGACCGTCCCGGCCGCACGGCGACCGCGCGGATCCGCTTCGACAAGGAGTTCGAGGTGGCCGACATCGTCCGCCGCCTCATCGGCGCGTTCACGCCGACGACCCGCCTGATGGGGGCGGGCTTCCCCCGCATCGCCTTCGACGAGGAGATCGGCGACGACGCGGTGCGCCTGCTCGGTCGGCATGCGGCTGAACACAGCGCAGCTCCCCCCAGAGTGCTGGCCGGTGTGGGGTTGGCCTCGGCAGACGTCGTCGTGGCCGACGGTCACCGGGAGACGGATCCCGACGAGATGCTGTCCGTGATCGGTGTCGCACGCGCGCTCACGCCCAGCCACGAGCGCGCCCGCTCGGTCGCGCGAGACGAGATTCCTCTTGTGGATCTGTCTGTCCACAACCCGATCGGCCGCATCCAGCAGTACGAACCCGAGACGAAGTCCGCGTCCCTCCAATCCGACGGCGGTGAGCTGGTCCTGCGGGTCACCGACGAGCCCGCCGAGCGCGAGGTCCGCATGGCTGTCGGCGCACCCGTGCCGCGCGCGGTGGTCCGCGAGCTGACGGACGTCGAGGCGATCTCGCTCGAGGACCTGGTGATCGATCAGGCCGTCGCCGCCCACATCGACGCCCGCCTCGCCGAGGTCGCCGCCACGGGGACGATCCTGCACGACCTGCCCGAGGTCGCCGCCGCCGAGCTCACGCAGCTGCACCCGCGGCTGGTGGAGCTGATGCGTCTTCCGTACGCCCGCGCCGTCGGACTCGCGCGCGAACAGCGCTCGGTCGCGCAGCGGCGCGTCGCCATGCGCTCCCACGCCGGATACCTGCACCTCGCCGAACAGGTGGCCGCCGGGACGGCCGGCCGATCGCTTCCCCGCGTGAGCGTCGTGCTGTCGACCGTGCGACCGCATCGCGTGAGCGACGTCCTCGCGCTGCTGCTCGCGCAGACGTACCCCGACTTCGAGATCGTGCTCGCGCTGCACGGCTGCGACCCGGAGGTGGCGCGCGACTTCGACCGGTTCGTCGACACCGGACTCGTGCGCGTGCTCGAGCGGCCCGCCTCCCAGCCCTTCGGCAGCGTGCTCGCGGACGCCGTGCGCGCCTCGTCCGGCGATCTCGTCATGAAGGTCGACGACGACGACTGGTACTCGCCGAACGTCCTGTGGGATCTCGTGCTTGCCTACCTCTACTCCGGCGCCGATCTGGTCGGCAAGACGACGGAGTACCTCTACTTCGAGCGGATCCACCAGACCGTGCACCGCACGTTCGCCACGGAGCGCTATCACCGACAGCTCGCGGGCGGGGCCATGATGCTGCCCCGCGCCGTGCTGGACTCGATGGGCGGCTGGCGGCCGACCCGGCACTCCACAGACCGTTCGGTGCTCCTGGACGCGTTCCGCTCCGGCGGAATCGGATACCGCACGCACGGGCTCGGCTACCTGTACATCCGTCACGACGACGGGCACACGTGGGTGCGCTCGGAATCGCTGCTGCTCGAGAACTCGTTCGAGCAGTGGCGCGGCCTCGTCCGGCCGGAGGTGCTCGGCGCCGAGACCGGCCACCGGCCTTGA